The genomic stretch gaatctttccgggtaagacaccattcatagtgttacatacattattagatatgggttagtcaagatgtgagtaagaggctgaaaataatgggccaggcagtatttaaaagaatacaatttgtgtgttgttatttctgggcataatctagccaggcggccgagagccgggcagcaggaatgcagcccgtctgctcctcactacagaatggcacccaaagtggataactgaatccacagaaagccggagaaagcttgagaaagaatagactaaagcatgttttcttggtagcagcaatttctcgggtctggctctgcctGCTAGAGGCAAgggctctcatctaagagaggcttcctgactcagctttagctgcaaaaccttgcagctcttttaagaggtcctgccgcgaaacacttaagtggtgttgatgaaaaactgactgcatgcttttcagttttcagctgtagcaaaaaaaaaaaaaaaaaaactgtaccatttaaaaatgctgtctttctgggccatcctgccttggaaaactctgactctttcaagcaggcggtcctgactatggagcttttgattgttgtttgacactgttgcagcttgcttgctggtagggaccttgaaccaccacagagttgtggtgataaatatggctacagctggtacctctgccaataggctggaaagctaaggaatgggctggatctagctgtcaaggCTATGACTTtggtcctactgatattgtttggtaaattaaagactcgtgtggtcagaaaaagagagatatacagtaaggagaaattcaaagacaaagaaaacctctaaatgttttacagtgtgttaaaaatatacgcaggctaaaggttaaagttcttaaaagtaaaaaagaaaaagaaagagtaatttgggtgtgatggtacacacctttaatctcaacacttgggaggcagaggtagattgacctctgtgacttcaaggtgtggcaggacacacctttaatcccaatgcttggaaggcagagacagacagatctctgtgagttcaaggtgtggtagcatatgcctttaatcccagaatttgggaagcaaaggcgtgtggatctctgagagttcaaggacagcctggtctgcagagttactccaggtcaaagatatacatagaacttgtcaaaaaataaaataataaaagtaaaaataaacgaaatagaggttaaaataaagctgtacaaagatggaaaatatacaaagaatcttgatgctgtatactattatgctctctttgaattgtttgaatgctgaggaaggagcaacagctgctaaaagatatttgtttataaatgctgctgaactaatccaagatagacattttgaaaataccttgacttcagaatttggatctaaggatatgatactttggaaaagagattcttttgtttttacagaaagtgaaaccctgtggattgcttctatcccaatatggtatgatagacaacgacctcctgaaaggttgctgtgaacaccttcagaaaattacttcacccaactgatgactgagatgaacctggcacacagattacaccatgaaagatctgattaacagcgcccccattcagcaggaagcagtttggagagaaatagctacacccatattcccaaatactgtttataagtgttcttttacatttaaagggggatatgatatggatatgaataagttggattgttgtgaatcttggtacctgatattaatttaaggtcagtcttgttatatgtatttctgatcttgattaaggtattatgattgtgtagttcattttaaaaatgtaatgtataatcaggaaatataggttgttaatggataatcatcaataatagtaaggcttgtagtcatgttagatttactagatatatagagatatattgcagttagataggcattcttaatatctttcaaagactatagaatatggcattttaaatgttttaataacttagggcttttcatgacaatgagacatgtctgctcctggcagcaccaatctacttcaagaggaagacgggcatcaaagaggctactgatggagtttgacagccttttgggcaagaaactgctcttgcctggactgttggcataaactggacacaaagaacccgcagagagaggactgctgaacttgcctaaaggtgagatggtctttcggggttcctgattcatgaaagagtctgcgagacattctgcaggacacagcagatagtgactgaactgcctttgaaatttcctgcttcatggaaatgtctgctatgggcctgtaggccgaagatgggtGCCCAAACGGTACAAAagaatttgggtgactgtccaggtagcaagatgtctgtcatttctagagtatCATATCAAAGACGCGACTCGGGGTGGCTGCCACAAAATCGTGCCCATAGTCCAGCTTGCAGATGTCCTCCCCAACATTGGTACTCCCAATGCAGGCGTGGCACTCTACATTCATGTAGTCCCCGAGAGCCAGCAAACCCTTCTGAATCTGTACAGCTAACTCTCTTGTTGGAGCCAAGATCAAAGCCTGGGTTTCTCTAACCTGGATATCCAAGCACTGGAGGACTGAAATGCTGAAGGTGGCCGTCTTGCCGGTGCCAGACTGAGACTGGGCTATGACATCTCTCCCTTTAATTATCTACTTGAGAGCGCACTGCTGGATTGCTGAAGGCTTCTCAAAACTGTAGGCGTAGATGCCGCGCAGTAGGTCCTCCCGCAGACCCATGGTGTCGAACGTGTGGGGGTCACGTCCACCTCCtcgctggtcttgaactccactTTGGTCATGTCCTCCTCTTTGAGCAGCCGCTTCCGCCCGGAGCCTGACGTCGCCATCCTGGTCATGGCCGCCCTGATTATGAGTCCACCGAGAGGTGAGGAGGGCGACTGGCAGGGGCCTgacctacaattttttttttttttttttttgcctgtcacAATAAAGTTTATTATGAAAACAGGCTGTTGTGGggacagaggaaaagacagaTACATCTGGGTTAGGTGGCTCAGGTGAAGTAGTGCAGCTTCTTCACATTGATGCCATATTCACTGAGGGCAGGGATCAAGTCCTCTTAGGGTGTACTTGCGGTCCTTGCTCTTGCTCTGGGAGTTGCCAGAAGCTGTGCCCTTCATTTTGCAGTGCTGTAGGGCATCATTAGCAATATCTGAGATGAATTTCTGGGCAGCTAGTGAGATGAGCCGGACTATGCGTGGGTCTGAAGCTTCAAAGCCAGCACAGTTTAGGTAAAAACCAGTCACTACATCTGGGATGGTAGGGGTGTAATCCTCCAGCTGCATCAAGAAGTCCACCAGTGGcgtgctggacactatgggcttCACTTCTCGGTTGGGCGTGCTCAGCAGGGCGTAAACCCGGCTAGACATTGCCCTTTCAGGGGGAACCGTGCTGCCTGCTGCCCCCCATGCCTGCACGCgcagctctgcccactccccgGCTCGCACCGCTACGGTGCCCGTGCCCAAAGTGGCGGCTCCAGCCCCGGGTCCCGCTGCCTTACCCGCGAGGCTGGCCTTGCTCTCCTTGGTTGTGCTGGTGGGCAGCATGTCCGGCGTCGCCTCGGAGTCCGCACTGTAGCCACTGCAGCTCATGGGGCTGGTGGGAGAGGCAGCGAACCTGACCTCTCTGTCAGTCCGAGAATGctgatccttcctccaggaatcctcagaatgagactggctgagagctgtctcc from Arvicola amphibius chromosome 12, mArvAmp1.2, whole genome shotgun sequence encodes the following:
- the LOC119802988 gene encoding LOW QUALITY PROTEIN: transcription initiation factor TFIID subunit 10-like (The sequence of the model RefSeq protein was modified relative to this genomic sequence to represent the inferred CDS: inserted 2 bases in 1 codon), yielding MSCSGYSADSEATPDMLPTSTTKESKASLAGKAAGPGAGAATLGTGTVAVRAGEWAELRVQAWGAAGSTVPPERAMSSRVYALLSTPNREVKPIVSSTPLVDFLMQLEDYTPTIPDVVTGFYLNCAGFEASDPRIVRLISLAAQKFISDIANDALQHCKMKGTASGNSQSKSKDRKYTLXEDLIPALSEYGINVKKLHYFT